TTAAAACTTTTGAAACAGATTCGAGAGAAATTGGTGATAACAATTTTGATCGTAACTCACGAGATGGCGGTCGTTCGAGAGATCTGCGATCGAACCGCGATTATGAGTCAAGGTAGGATCGTCGAGCTGGATCGAACGGTTTCTTTTTTTGCAAACCCCAAATCGGACGCGGCAAAGAAAATTCTCGGTTCCGATTCCGATCAGGGAATTCCTTCGGAAACGTTTACCGGAGCCAAGGGAAGAATTTTGAAAGTGATCTTTCAAGGAGAAGCTGCGAAAAATCCGATTCTTGCGAGAGTCATTCGATCCACGGGAAGAACTCCGAACATTCTTTTTAGCAAAGTCGAAACGATTTTGGGAGAACCTGTGGGCACTTTCTTTTTAGAAGTGGATCGAAACGGAGAAGCCGAAGATTTAAAGAAAGCGTTTTCGGAAATGGGAGCTCTTGTGGAGGATCATATTCCATGAATCTAATGTTCCAAGATTTACCTTTTGATGAATTTATAAAAGCATTTGTACAAACCTTTTGGATGTTGGGGATTTCACTTTCAACTGCGATTCTTTTTGGAATTCCCCTCGGACTTTTGATCTACTTGACTGACAAGGGAATTTTTATTCGCAATAGCTGGATCCATTCTTTTTTGAATACGATCGCGAATCTGGTCCGATCGATTCCGTTCGTGATTCTTCTTGTAGCTTTGTTGCCGATTACACAATGGATCACAGGGACTACTATCGGGCCTTTGTCGGCCTCCGTTCCTCTTTCTGTGGCGGCGATTCCCTTTTTGGCAAGACTCGTCGAGGCGGCGTTGAGGGAAATTCCGGAAGGTGTTTTGGAAGCCGCGGTTTCCACAGGAGCTAGTTTAACACTGATTATTCGAGAAATTCTTCTTCCGGAAGCGTTACCCGGAATCGTTTCCGGAATTACCCTAACCACCGTGAGCCTTCTCGGTTTTTCGGCGATGGCGGGGATTGTAGGCGGCGGGGGAATCGGAGATCTTGCGATTCGTTTTGGCTATTATCGATACGAGGACGGGATCATGTTCGCGACGGTGGCGATCTTAATTCTTCTCGTACAACTCATCCAATGGTTCGGAGACGCAATTCGAAAGAAAGTAGATAAAAGAGCCGGATAAGAATTTAGTACTTTATAAAAGGTGAATGTGTTTGTATCGAGGATCCTCAGATCTCGATACAAACTTTCCCGAAATGTTTTCCCGCTTTGAGAGTTTCAAAAGCCTTTGGAGCTTCTTCAAAAGAATAGACGTGATCGACTACGGGTTTGATTTTATTTGCGTCGATCGCCTTGTTCATATCTTCGAAATTTCTCTTACTTCCAACGATGATTCCCTGAACCCGAATTCCCTGCATCAAAATCGGAAATAGGGAAAGGTTGTTGCTTTCGCCGCCTGCAAGTACGCCGATGAGCGCGATGGTTCCCCAAGGTTTTGTGCTGGAGATCGATTTTTGTAAGGTGCCAGCCCCTCCGACTTCGATGATAAGATCGGCTCCTTTCATGTTCGTCATCTTTCGTACTTCTCGATCCCAGTTTGTCTTTTCGTTATAATTGATAACTTCGTCCGCGCCGAGGGCCTTTACTTTTTTTAGTTTATCGTCGCTCGAAGACGTTGCGATCACCTTGGCTCCCATCATTTTAGCAAATTGTAATGCAAAGATGGAAACTCCGCCCGTGCCTTGAACGACGACGGTCGCTCCGGGTTGTATGTTTCCATGCGTTATGATGGCTGTGTATGCGGTGAGTGCGGCGCAAGGCAAAGTGGATGCTTCCGCGAAAGAAAGATTTTCGGGCATGGGGACCAAACCCTGTTCTCCAAAAATTCTTAACTCGCAGAGAGTTCCGTCCAAGGGACCTCCGAGAGTATTTCTAAGCATATCGACGTCGGGCGCTCCGTCTAACCATGTCTGAGCGAAGTTGGCGCAGACTTTATCTCCGACTTTCCATTTCGTAACTCCCGGACCGATCTGTACAATTTCTCCAGCGCCGTCGGAGAGAGGGATTAGAGGGAGCTTTTGTCTTGGATTGTATTTTCCGATGGCCATCAGATAATCTCTGTAGTTCAGAGAAGCCGCTTTCATTCTAACTAAAACTTCCCCGTGGGCCGGAGTTGGATCCGGACGTTCCGCGATCTTTAGACTTTCCAGTCCGAACTGATTTTGGATTTCATATACTTTCATAAAAACGATTTTCTCCCGGATCTCTTGGAATGTTTTTTCGAGGATTCATTTCCAGGAAAACTCATTTTTTACTTTTTACATCGGTAAGTTCTTTTTTGAATTCTTCTCAATCGATTTAAACGGAAATCGATGTTCTACTCGGAGATAAGAATCGTCTAAGAAACGAATGGCCTATTCCAATAAAGGATTCCCTTTTTCTGATTGCTCGCACGTGTCTTTTGGAAAAGCTGGAAAGAGAAATCATGAGTAGCATTGAAGAAGTTCAGAGAGAAATTGTTTCCGAATTTTCAGAATGTACGGATTGGCAGGAACGCTATCAACTTTTGATTGAAATGGGAGACGAACTCGGAGCCATTCCTGATTCGTTAAAAACTCAGGAACGTCTTGTTCCCGGTTGTCAGTCTCGAGTTTGGATCGTTTCGGAAGAAACAAACGGAAAGGTAGTCTTTCAAGCTGACAGCGATTCCGCGATTACACGCGGTATGATCGCGCTTCTCATTCGAGTTTTTTCAGGGAAAACGAGAGAAGAAATCAAAAATGCCTCCCTCGAATTTTTAAAAGAGATCGGTTTAGACAAACATCTTTCCATGTCTAGAAGAAACGGTCTTTATTCCATGGTGAATATTTTAAGAAATAGTTGATTTGTCTTCGTTTAACAATTTGAATTCTTAGATCTATGAATATCAAAACATACAGTCCGAGCGGTTTTTTGAAATCGTATATCAGAGATTATATGGTAATAGAAAGCGGAGCTGAGAAGGAGAATCGGGTCCTTCCCAATTCTTCGGCGGTTTTGTCTTTTCGAATCGGCGGGAATGTCCGTATCATGGAACATTCAAAGGAGAATAACGCGCCGATTTTAGGAATCGCAGGTCTTAGAAAAAACTCTCGTCTGATTCAATATTCGAAAGGGGCTTCGATGCTTCTTGTTAATTTTCAAGAAGGTGGGGCGGTTCGATTTTTCAAAATTCCGATGAACGAAATTTTCGGAGTCAATTTGTCTTTGGATCAACTCCTTTCTAAGTCCCAAGCCGCAGAGATAGAAGACAAACTTTTCGAAACAAAAACAAACGAGGAAAGAATCAAGATCTTAGAAAGATTTTTACATTCTCTTTTTCGCGAAGCCAACGAAGATCTTCTCGTTTTGGAAACTGTGCGGAGGATTCGAAACACAAACGGCAATCTGAGAGTAAAAGAACTTCTGAGAGGAATGCCGATCAGCAGGGATTCTTATGAAAAAAGATTTAGACAAACGATCGGAACTTCTCCGAAACAATTTGCAAACTTAATCAGAATGAAAAGTCTCATCGAACATTATTCTTCCTTTCAAACGTTGACCGAGGTGGCGCAAGAAGCCGGCTATTTTGACCAGGCCCATTTTATCAAAGATTTCAAAACCTTTACGGGCCTGACTCCGAAGGATTTTTTTAAAACTCCCGCCTTTTGGTAAATTCCTGATTTTTTACAATTTTGATTTTTGATTCTCGTGTATTCTCATTCCCAAGAGGTGCAAAAGAATGCAGAAAATTTTAATCGACCGTTTTATCCTTCCCAAATCTTCTCAGGAAGAATTTTTTCAAAGAGTCAAAATCAATCGTGATTTTATCAAAACGCTCCCAGGGTTCATAAAGGATTCTGCATATTCCAGAGAGGAAGGGGATTTACTTTTTTTTGTTACGGTCGCCGTCTGGAAAGATCAGGAAGCGATCGAGAACGCAAAGAAGAATGTTTTTTCGGAGTATGAGAAACAAGGTTTTGATATGCCTGCGATGCTCAAACGTTTGGGCATTTCTATCGAAAGGGGAATTTTCGAGGAAGCGGATGTCAATGACTCACGTTTGAATTGGGCGAAATAAAAATTGAATCGGAAATAAGAATATTCAAAAATTAAAATGTATTGGTCGAGTTTTTTAAATTCGTTTTTCGGAACTTCGCGGGAAGTTTGTTCCAGACCAATTGATACGAACTGTGAATTCTTTTTTCTAATTCTTTCTGAGGTAGGGTTTTGAGAGAAACACACTGAACCCAGTCGTATCTCGCGAGATACGGGGCGGGAATGATTCCTTTTTTCCGGGAAAGGATTTCCGCTTCTTCCGGGCTACATTTGAAACTGATTGTAAACGGTTCTTCCGTCATCAGAACACAGAACATCTTTTTGTGAACCGTGAAGACCACATCTTTTTCCCATTTGATGTCTTCGTTTGCGAAGGGTAGGGAGAGCGCAAACTTTCGGATCGGTTCGAAAAGGGGATCGGACGCAACGATCTTGATCATCTTTTTAAATCAGTTCGGGGCGATCGGAAAGTTCGTTCGGATTTTGTTTTCTCGCGGGAAAATGTTTTTGGAGAAGTTTTGTAAATTGTTCGATTGCGTTCAACACGCTTTGCAGATATTCCCCGGATCGAAAACCGTTTTCCATTCGAGTGCAGATTTCGTCTAACGTAGATTGTCCTATCTTTTTATAAATTCCCCGATCCGCCAATAATTCTATCTTTCTATCCACTAACTGAATATAGATGAGAATTCCCGTGTTTTCTTCCGTGTCCCAGATTTTTCTTTCCGAAAAAAGTTCTTCGGCTCTTTGTTTTACGCTCTGCCCGCCTAAAATTTTAAAAAGTGGAAGATTTCCTTCTAAGATAACTTTGATTTCTCCGGTATGGAGTTTTTCCGATAGGGAAACAGTATATTCAATTTTCTTTAAGTCTTCTTTGTTGAAGAATCTTTTGAAAAGAAAAGATTTGGATTTATCCGAAGAAAACGAGAACGCGGAAAAAAAGGATTCTACAAGATGATTTCCGATTCTGAGGAATCTGGATTCTTCTTTTGTCTGATTTTTGAAAGTCATATTCGCATCCTCTTTACCAACTCCCGGAGGCTCCTCCGCCTCCGGAACTTCCACCGCCGCCGCTCCAAGATCCGCCTCCGGAAGAAGAACCCCAAGACGATCCGCTACCGCCCATTCCTCCTCCGTTTGCGAGGACAAAGAACCAGAGAAGGAGAGCGCCCGGGATCAACATCCAAAGTGTGATGGACCAAAACAGACCAAGAACTATAAAAATGATTCCGCTGATTCCTCCGGACAATCCGTTTCCAAATAAGAATCCGAAGATTTTTCCGATTACGACTAAGATGATAAAGGCGGTTATAAGTTTGTTCGGGAGTTCAGGAAGATCGTCGGCGCCGGATCCGGAATCCGTTCCCGCGACGCGTCCGCTCGCGGCCGGAAGTTCTTCTCCATTGATCGTGGAAATGAGATGATCGATTCCCTCGGAGATTCCTTGGTAGT
This is a stretch of genomic DNA from Leptospira tipperaryensis. It encodes these proteins:
- a CDS encoding methionine ABC transporter permease, with the translated sequence MNLMFQDLPFDEFIKAFVQTFWMLGISLSTAILFGIPLGLLIYLTDKGIFIRNSWIHSFLNTIANLVRSIPFVILLVALLPITQWITGTTIGPLSASVPLSVAAIPFLARLVEAALREIPEGVLEAAVSTGASLTLIIREILLPEALPGIVSGITLTTVSLLGFSAMAGIVGGGGIGDLAIRFGYYRYEDGIMFATVAILILLVQLIQWFGDAIRKKVDKRAG
- a CDS encoding zinc-dependent alcohol dehydrogenase family protein, producing the protein MKVYEIQNQFGLESLKIAERPDPTPAHGEVLVRMKAASLNYRDYLMAIGKYNPRQKLPLIPLSDGAGEIVQIGPGVTKWKVGDKVCANFAQTWLDGAPDVDMLRNTLGGPLDGTLCELRIFGEQGLVPMPENLSFAEASTLPCAALTAYTAIITHGNIQPGATVVVQGTGGVSIFALQFAKMMGAKVIATSSSDDKLKKVKALGADEVINYNEKTNWDREVRKMTNMKGADLIIEVGGAGTLQKSISSTKPWGTIALIGVLAGGESNNLSLFPILMQGIRVQGIIVGSKRNFEDMNKAIDANKIKPVVDHVYSFEEAPKAFETLKAGKHFGKVCIEI
- a CDS encoding SufE family protein, with product MSSIEEVQREIVSEFSECTDWQERYQLLIEMGDELGAIPDSLKTQERLVPGCQSRVWIVSEETNGKVVFQADSDSAITRGMIALLIRVFSGKTREEIKNASLEFLKEIGLDKHLSMSRRNGLYSMVNILRNS
- a CDS encoding helix-turn-helix domain-containing protein, which produces MNIKTYSPSGFLKSYIRDYMVIESGAEKENRVLPNSSAVLSFRIGGNVRIMEHSKENNAPILGIAGLRKNSRLIQYSKGASMLLVNFQEGGAVRFFKIPMNEIFGVNLSLDQLLSKSQAAEIEDKLFETKTNEERIKILERFLHSLFREANEDLLVLETVRRIRNTNGNLRVKELLRGMPISRDSYEKRFRQTIGTSPKQFANLIRMKSLIEHYSSFQTLTEVAQEAGYFDQAHFIKDFKTFTGLTPKDFFKTPAFW
- a CDS encoding antibiotic biosynthesis monooxygenase family protein, with protein sequence MQKILIDRFILPKSSQEEFFQRVKINRDFIKTLPGFIKDSAYSREEGDLLFFVTVAVWKDQEAIENAKKNVFSEYEKQGFDMPAMLKRLGISIERGIFEEADVNDSRLNWAK
- a CDS encoding MmcQ/YjbR family DNA-binding protein, with protein sequence MIKIVASDPLFEPIRKFALSLPFANEDIKWEKDVVFTVHKKMFCVLMTEEPFTISFKCSPEEAEILSRKKGIIPAPYLARYDWVQCVSLKTLPQKELEKRIHSSYQLVWNKLPAKFRKTNLKNSTNTF
- a CDS encoding TPM domain-containing protein, with product MTFKNQTKEESRFLRIGNHLVESFFSAFSFSSDKSKSFLFKRFFNKEDLKKIEYTVSLSEKLHTGEIKVILEGNLPLFKILGGQSVKQRAEELFSERKIWDTEENTGILIYIQLVDRKIELLADRGIYKKIGQSTLDEICTRMENGFRSGEYLQSVLNAIEQFTKLLQKHFPARKQNPNELSDRPELI